The segment CTTACTTTAGGATTTTCTGCTAACATGTATAATTAATTTTCCAGTTAATAACTGTAACTCACCTAGTTTGTGAAGAAACAAATCAGCCCCAGACCATCactctgccaccaccatgtttaactATCAGCCTGTACCACTTCGAACCTCCTGGATGAGTTATTGATGTGTTCTTAGAGTAATTCCGGTAGGTCGGACAGTTCTGGAAAGGTTCACCACTGTTTCCATTTATGGTTTACTGGGCACCACTCTTCAAGGTTTCAACTGCTGAACAGACATAGCTAGTCAAACTGGATGGTTGCTGAAACAATATTTCAGATTTCTGCACCAGACCGTTACAGCAGATCATTCTTGCCAACAGACGTCACTACCTACAATAAgtctttgaagaattttaataaatatgagttacaacaacctttaatttccctttcattcaatgaagtatttttgaatttgaaatcagGATTCAAGAGTGTGAAGTGTCTGTAAACTTAAATCATATTAATCCAAATGCCAGTTAATGCTAAGTCACTGGAGCAGCTGGTCAGCAGACCTAAATGACCTCCTTATTTGACAGAGAGACTATTAAGACAGGCCAGTGAAGGCTGTTAAAAACCTTAGAAATACccaaaagaattttaaaatgaactctaAAATACAGAGGTGGAGAGAAGCCAGAACAGGTATAATGTGCTCTCTTTTACGTGTTCCTGTTTAAAGACGTGAAGCAGCATTTTACCCCAGCTGCAGACTTTGGCGGTCTAAATCACCTGGAGGTCTCTGAGCTCTGggtatattttctttctttaactgATCAtactcagttgcacattttcttgtaatctgagtattatttttttcttatgttgtaAATTTACCCTTAATGcagtcttattttatttatttatttgttttttttacctttgtgtgAATATGCATGTTTCAACTTAAATTAATTGCTGCTGTGACACTTGGATTTCCCCACTGTGAACAACAAAGGATATTTCTGTTCTATTCTCTTCTCCAAGCTGCTTTGTCTGCATGTGAACCCATCATCCTGCTTATTCATAGCAATGGCCCTCTGTGTGATTGCTACAACTTCCTTTATTGATTTGTAATCCTAATAACCAAACTCTGACCTTTCTCCAATATTCTCCCCTGACAGAGtgatggatggaaaataatgtttattataaAGATGGGAAATTTTCGGGGAGGCCTGCAATCTCAAAGAATCCTAATGCCAATCAGTCTTTAAATAGGCGGTTAGGAAACACCGGCCAGAGCATTTGAAGCCTGGGTATCTCTGGCTTGTGCTCTTAACTCTGGGCTTAACGTGAGACCAATTTAAAGGgaactatttttaaattgaacctTGAAGAGGAAGGTGACAAACAATATTTACCTACTATGAAGCAGGACTGTTGCCTGCCGACAAACAACAAATTGTAAACAAACACTGAGGGCAGCAATGAAGAGGCCTGCTACATGTTCTTCTAGAAGGAAGCAGATAAATTAGTCATTGGTCAGATGTCGTTTGGTTTTACCAAAATTGAACAAGACGAGTGTTTTGAAAGCCATAACATTATTGTAGAAAAATTACCGGAGAGGgagatattttattattcaaatgttGATGTGTCTTGAACTGCATCACGTGTAGTTTGGTTCAGCTTCAGTTTTGTGTCTATTGACAATGCAATTGCCTCAACACCTAATAACTGGTTTTGACGCCCTTGTTAGCAACAACTACCATCAAGAACTTATGAAAACTGGCTTTTCCATCTCTACTGAGAAATTTTGCATAACTCTCTTTTGTGGAATTGTTTTATTGAGTTATATTGAATCTCAATAGACTGTCAGAACCCTTAAATGGTTTAGTTATGTATTTTCGAGCAGTTCAGAAGCTTTCTGACGTGCTCGGGACCTTGAACCTGCTGCATAACCAAAGTGTGCTTCAACTAAAGAACTATTAGTATTTTCTGGTAGAGAGAACAATTTACATTAATTGCACCACTACCTCATTTCCTGAAGCAGAGAGCAGCCTAGACCACCACAACCTCACCAGCATTTTTGACACCTGTTATGATCTTTTCAGgaattttgttttagctttattCCAGATGTAATGGGAAACACGCCTTCCAAAAAGTTTTACTCTTGCTGGGTCAagccacattttaaaaagtctttaagaccaagttgttgtttttttttttggcaaatgtgaGATGAATCTTTTTGTTGCAATGGTTTTGGCTTCTGAAGCCAAATATTGatgctatttttttcaaagtctcCTACTTTTTGTTGAATCACAAACATTGAGTTTAATGCAAGTGAGGATTATAGATGTGGCTCTGGATTGTTTTGACCTTCTGGATAAGATGCCTGTGTGCTCTTGGAGAAGATTTAGAAGCTTCTGAGCTGCCATTCCTGAATCCAAAACTAAACTTACCATAGAATCTGTGGGGTCAAATACAGGGGTCATGACCCACAGCTATCATTCACACCGATAAACTTAAAGAAGAACTTAAAGAACATGTGAGGTTGAACTTCTCTGCATCACACTCAGGTCTGCAGGACCAAACAGCAATAAACTTTCAGAGTCCTGACGTAGGCCAACATCCGGCCTGATTTGAGTGGCCTGCTGCATGTAAACAGCTTTTCTACTGTGTCACACCAATTCCCACAGCAGCTGGTTCCTTCCATTGTTCCCTACTGCAGAAGAAAGCATCATGAGCTGGACAGCAACACCTCTCAAGGGTGTCCCCAGAGCAACCCGGAGGGCCTTTTTCACACAGTTCATCTCAATTCATGTCAGGAAAATGGATGCTGAGCTGGTAATGGAGAAGTCAAAGATACTGAGGCtatgaaatgtaaaacagaagATATAAATCAGAAACCTGTCAGTCAGAAAAGTCTGTAGATGGCTATTGATGTTAGAGTGAGGAACTAGACTCAAACGCTGTTGTTACAGgttaatgtgaaaaatgtctgaaagttTTTTCTAATAGTTGTTAGTTATCctctaaaaggttttaaatttatttaaaatttgttgtaAGGAAATGGACTTTTAGTGCCTTCTACAATTTCAACATGCATTGAAAAAGATCTAAAGACGAATCCAGTGAGGTGGAGAAAGAAGAAATGCTTTCTGAGTGCATTGTCTTGGAGAATTACTAAACTGGAACCCTACAGAAGGATTTAAAAGCACTCTCGTGTGAGCCCAGTCTGATCACATGTGACCAGTCTTAATCCGAAGGAGAGTGATCActtatgacaaaaaatgtaaattgaaacacaaaaattaagactGCTTTCGGTTAGACATAATATCCCAGATAGCACATGATGTTAAATCAACGTTGAAAAATAGTTAGAATCGTTGATTTTTGGTTGAAGTCGACAAATGACGGTGGATCAACCATCAAACAACCACCCAATCAAACcgttgaaactgtgacattgaATCAACgttgttttgtggttgaaatcTGATCACTGAAATGCCGAAGTCTGATCAATGGTTGATTTTTGGTTGAAGACGACAAATGACGGTGGATCAACCATCAAACAACCATCCACCTCTAGCCAAGTAACCAGTGTTGAAACTGTgtcattgaatcaatgttgttttgtggttgaaatcTAATGACTGAAATGCCGATGTCTGATCAACATCTGATCAATATTGAATCAATGTCAGCTGTTTTGCCTCACcccttcccctcctctcctcctcatcaGAGCTCTGGGTCAGAGCATTTTATTACTGAGCGGGGGttatcacatttaaattaagCACTGTAGAGGATAGTGGGTGCTGATTcctttctgtacattttcttaCTTGTTCATAACAATTCtcactgactgtgtgtgtgtgatatattgacacaaaaacatctacaactTACTAAAAGGAGTGGAGCGGTCCACCCCCACCGTTTACATGAGTGGGATAGCCCAACCACACAGCTGCTTCGCTGTTGGCTTGTTGGAATATATGTTAATTCAATGTTGAATTACCATCACAAAGGTTGCATGTTTGGTTGAGGTCGACAACTGATGGTGGATCAACTATAAAACAACCATTCAATTCTAGCCAATTAACATCCATTGATTGAAATGCCAAAATTGAATCCAGTGTTTTTCAGCACCGGCAccaggcacactgccctgcaagttttaggcatttccctaattcagcacacatgattttaattgaCATCTAATTAACAGGGTTTTGCTGAACTGAAAACACGCAGGTCAGTTTGATTGAGGACAAGGTTTGGGAAAGAACTACCCAGATAGCACACGATGTTAAttcaatgttgaattattaTCACAAAggtttcatgtatgtttgaggtCGACAATTGATGGTGGATCAACTATAAAACAACCATTCAATTCTAGCCAATTAACTAATGTTGAAACTGTGTCATTAAATCAATGATGGTTTGTGGTTaacatcaaataaatgaaatgccGCCAACGTCGAGTCCAGTGTGTTTCAGCACTGGTCCTCCAGGCACTACAAGTTTTAGGCATTTCCCTAATTCAGCACACATGATATTAATTGACATCTGATTAACAGGGTTTTGCTGAACTGAAAACACGCAGGTCAGTTTGATTGAGGACAAGATTTGGGGAAGAACTAGTAATCTAAATGTACTAAAAGTGGAGGGGTGTTTATTACACCCCTCCACTTCACTCTCACATTCTAACCCCCAACCCCTCTCCCTCCACCCTTCACCTCTCACCTGGCTTGTCTACCCCTCAACCTCCCTCCCCCTTTCtactctcttcctctcctcctttgACTCCGGGTgaaactacttttattttttgtgagggTTACTCACATTATAATTTAAGTAGTATGTGTTGGTAACATTGGGTTGTAATTCTGTCCTGTACATCTTCTTACTTGTCTGTAAATGTTATGACTGACTATGTATGTGTGATAtgttgacacaaaaacacatagaagtCACTAAAAGGAGTTAGGTGGTCCACCTCCCCCATTTCATGACTGGTATGTCCCAACCACATAGCCCCTTTGCAGCAGGATTGGTGCAACctgtttctgaatttaattattcaacCCCCAGCACTTTTGTGGTAAGTGTGGCCAATCTACCTTGATCTTAACCTATTTATTATAAACCAACTGCATTGTGTTGCGCTTAAGTTGCAGCTTGGTAGGGAAATAAGCAGTGATGGCATAATTATGTtgaaaaactaactttaaatcagattttgataACACTAAAGTTGGGTTGTACACTTTGTGAGGTCTCAGGATGCTTGGTCCTGCTATAGTGAGGCATTTGCTTATGctggtattttaaaatgaacagtaaCTTTCGCATTATAATAATTGCCTTTCTTGATATGGATCTAATTGTACAAATATGTTTCGGCTTGTTTCATCTTGCAtattaaaatgcagcattttattctgaatctcttcatctcctttttttatttttccagctatatttaaatataacagcTTTGAAGAAAGAAGACAATTGTAGGTAAACAGGTGCAGTTTGTCTACATTAGAGTAAAGCACCACCACACTCTTTAAGATGTCGGCTTCTTCTCGGGCTAAAAGACGTAGAGTTAACAAATTATTGAAAGAGACAGAGCAGCAAATCCTCACCGAGTATAAGTTAATGCTAATCCAAGGAAGAAACAGGAGAAATATCATGTTGCAGCCTCTTGTCAGTGCAGGTTGGATGTACTACCTTTTCAAGATATTTCAGACTTGCCACTAAACAGACGACTAACTATCAGTGCTGTGAATGAAAATACTGACTTGCCAGGTGAGTCAGAAGCACATTTTGAAAGTATAGTGGAGGATGAGCTTGACAGTGATGACAATAATGATTTGCTCAGGACAAGTTTAAAGTATTGGGCAACATCCTATTCAATCTCTCTGGTTGCACTGTCATCTTTGCTGTCTATTTTGACAATGTTTCACCCTACCCTACCAAAAGATGGGAGAACATTGCTTGGAACACCCAGAAATGTGCCCATCACTACAATTCAAGGGGGagattattatcattttggaATAGTCAAAGGGGTGCTTTCACGGTTGGCATGTTTGTGTGTACCATCAACTATGACTACTTTTAATATCCAGTTTAATATAGATGGCttacctttatttaaaagttcCAAACTTCAGTTTTGGCCCATACTTGGATGTCTGACATGTGACTACACAAGGTCCCCATTTGTTGTAGGCATTTTTTGTGGTCTAAGCAAGCCAGTGAGTGTTTTTGAGTACCTGGCTCAGTTTGTCAAAGATCTTCAGAATGTATTGTGTAATGGCATTATTTATAATGGTAAGCAATTTAATGTAGAAATTTCTGCCTTTATTTGTGATGCGCCGGCAAGAGCTTATATTAAGCAGGTCAAAGGATTCAATGGCTATTCAGGTTGTGACAAATGCTTTCAGGAGGGTGTATGgatgaataaaatgacatttcctGAAACAAAGCATAAACTTAGGACAGACTCCAGTTTCTCTGACATGGTTGATGAGGAACATCACATTGGAAAGAGCCCTTTATCTGGTTTAGTTAAGATGGTTTCTATGTTTCCACCAGATTACATGCATGTCTGTTGTCTCGGAGTTACAAGGAAAATGCTTCATATATGGTTAAAGGGGAAACATTTAGCAACAAAGTTTCCTTCCCAAACTGCAGCAGGCATTTCAGATAAACTCCTAAAGCTACGTTTCTACACGCCTTCTGAGTTTAACCGTAAACCAAGGGGACTGTCGGAGATAGATCGGTGGAAAGCTACTGAGTTCCGATCCTTCATGTTATATTGGGGTCCTGTTGTTTTGAAGGATTCACTCCCCAGTGAGCTGTATGacaattttatgttgttttccgTTGGAATGTACATGTTGCTGTCCCCTAGTATATCTGAGGAAATGTTAGCCTTTGCACAAAAGTTGATGGTTGCTTTTGTTGAACACTTTGGGGAATTATATGGAAAAGATGAAATTGTGTACAATATACACCAGCTTACTCATTTGGCTGAAGAATACAGGAGGTTCGGCAATCTAGATAATATATCAGGATTTCCTTTTGAGAATTGTCTTGGTCAAATTAAGCATCTTCTACGCAAGCCACATCAGACACTACAACAGGTAGTTAAAAGGTTGTCTGAAACCTCACATGTTGGACCCACATGTTCTAGAGATTATCCAAAGTTGCTTAACATCCACATTGATGGTCCAGTCCCCACACAGTTTATTTCTTCACAACAGTACAGGAAGGTCTCCACTCATCGGTTTACTTTGTCCACAAAGAAAGGAGACAATTGTGTTGAAGTTGGAGATGGATTTGCATTAATAGAGAATATTATTAAATCAGAAGAGGATACATATATAATCGTCAGAATGTACGGACACAAACAGCCATATTACATGTATCCCTGTGAATCATCATACATTGGCACATACAAAGTCAGTggcttgaaagaaaatataggGGTAGTTGGACTGGCCTCTATCAAGCGCAAATGCCTTCTCTGTCCAGACATGGATGGTGCCATTGTAATACCACTACTTCATTTAGCATAGTCATGCTGCCCTGCCAAAGTGCAGTATCTGTAACTGAGATGTATATCATGGCATAAATTacctaaaaataacatttatctaATTCTTACCTGTGCAAATAACATGTTTGACTGGCCAAAAACTACAATGTCTGTAGTGCACTTTGGCTTTGAAGAGTGAAATGGGGATGACCTGTAAGGAGATATCATGAGTAGTTCTCATTTCATCCCTAGCCCTTCGAAGATGAGTAGAGAGGCACTGTGGTCAGTTGTACAGTTCCCAAATGGTGGGACAGCAGTAGTTCTAGAGAGCTGGTTTAAAGCTGAGGAACAGACGCTGTTATGGCCCCCAAAACACATAACACTCAAGAAAGCCCTTCGAGACGGAATGCAACCAGACGACAAATGGATCACCTATACGGATGTACGAGTCCTCATTACGTGTGGTGAGTAACTGGTGCAACACATGCACAGCTGTTCTACACAGTCGTGCTGTCATGTTATAGATAAATCAGctcaatattttcttcttttcacgTATGTTTATCTATTGGGACATGACATTACAGATGCAAAGGTTTGTTTAGGAGGCTACATTAAACCAagtaaacaatatatataattataataaagcGCTGGTACCTCAGAGGTCCAGCTGAGATGTTTTGTGTATGTAAAATCAGAGAAGACAAATGTGAGGAGGCAAATAGTGATTGGCCAGAATGAGATGATGTATGATAGTAGCGCTTCACACAGGTgtgattgttctgttttttgggaGTTGGGAAGGAGCTGTTAGGGTAGTTCTGCACTGGACTGCAGACATGCAAATTGGCATTTACCCTCTGCTCTTTACAGAGACCCTTGATGAGGCGAAAAAACGAGAGACAAAATATAACACCACAATGTGTCCAACATCTGAAATTGAATCTCATGATGAAGGAGCTATCCGCCAAAAAAGAATATCCAGGTACATTACTAACTTTATCACAGTGATAACTTTCCCTAGGGCGTTGCAACTAGAAAATAACAACCACTGCTAAAAGGATGGCTCAAAGTGGCCAGAGTGTCCATGTATTCAGACGGTAGCCTTGACTAATAAGTGTAGTATCTTAACTACAGTTGTAATATTCATATAGTGTATTATCATAATGTTTTGTAGGCCAAATCAGCAGTTTATGCATTCTGATTCTGAAGACCATCAGAGTAGCAGTGCAAAAAGAAAGCGTTTTGCCAAACCACCTGATGTTGGATGTCCAGGTATTGTTTCCTTTATATTGACACTATGCTCACTTCTACAcagtcaaaaaagaaattacatataaCAGTGTACcaataaaaggacattttaatttgattgaaattgtgtttcttgctgaaattgTGTATAGTTTTAGCACTTAGAGCTAAAACTAATTGTGTATAGTTTTAGCTCTTAattatttcctatttttcttAGTAGATCTTGTTGCTAGCAACTACCAACAATCACTAGCTGATGAAGTTCTTAATGGTGAGTCGTCAAGCAGTCTCATAAGACTGTGATGTCAAAGCAATGCTTTAAATATAGAGCAGTCAGCTGAATGTAAGtctcacattttctcatatGGAAGGTTACAGTAATAACCTCACTGCTTTGTGTATTTCCTACTTTGTGTTCAAGCTGAGATGCCAGGTTTTGCTACAGCCCACTGTGTCCAGTACCACAAGTTGCAGAATCCACAGCGACAAAGTACAAGTATTGGTATGATACTGTACTCTTTCAGTAATAGTGATGGGTATCTTAGTGATTCTGGCTAATTAGTTAGTTTGATCAAACATTTAGATTATGTATCTTGTGTTTACACTTGTAAACTATTGCGAAATGTAACTATATCTACAGGGTTGTCTGGATGCAGCTCAAGGCAGTATAACCATCGCCCTGGTCTCTCACAATGTGCACAAAATAGGCTGCCATTGGATATATCACAGAGTAACCCACTTTACTACATACATATACAGTGATCTGTGTTGACTAATGAATTCACTTTAGCtaagtttttgcatttcttattcACTTAAAAGCAAACTCCGACCTGAATGATGTATTGGATTCAGCGCCTAATCAAGGTTTCGAAGGTATCAAGACAGTCATCCAACATTTGTAGACATTTTGTGATCTGAATGTGTGAGGTTGTGTCTATATTTGAACTGTGGTCATTGCTCACATCTGTGTGAGCAATGACACCAACTCTTTAAATGCTTTGACActtatgcattattttttaaaggcaaaCATAACACAAAGCCCtgacagtattttctttttgccattgtGATCTTGTGTATTCCACTCATCAGAGTTCTCTCCTGATTAGATGCAGAAATGTCCTTATCTATAAAAGATCTGTAGGA is part of the Xiphophorus couchianus chromosome 10, X_couchianus-1.0, whole genome shotgun sequence genome and harbors:
- the LOC114151690 gene encoding uncharacterized protein LOC114151690 isoform X1, encoding MSSSHFIPSPSKMSREALWSVVQFPNGGTAVVLESWFKAEEQTLLWPPKHITLKKALRDGMQPDDKWITYTDVRVLITCETLDEAKKRETKYNTTMCPTSEIESHDEGAIRQKRISRPNQQFMHSDSEDHQSSSAKRKRFAKPPDVGCPVDLVASNYQQSLADEVLNAEMPGFATAHCVQYHKLQNPQRQSTSIGLSGCSSRQYNHRPGLSQCAQNRLPLDISQTNSDLNDVLDSAPNQGFEDATTQRASNNGQLLRDLAIHKMTSMLAEALVIVKDLSRDVQFIKNNLAQSNITPGSTQGPANLVLPFQLPIESEEDFSKAESLLIEETVRQKMIARLALVGGTNSANMVRRMLTTCMRNALASQFNWAGKKHRHSQSKKPFKDTILQECILVAARQFEPGLTDQNYSETVKKWFRYAPDREGGIERQPKGRPED
- the LOC114151690 gene encoding uncharacterized protein LOC114151690 isoform X2; its protein translation is MSSSHFIPSPSKMSREALWSVVQFPNGGTAVVLESWFKAEEQTLLWPPKHITLKKALRDGMQPDDKWITYTDVRVLITCETLDEAKKRETKYNTTMCPTSEIESHDEGAIRQKRISRPNQQFMHSDSEDHQSSSAKRKRFAKPPDVGCPDLVASNYQQSLADEVLNAEMPGFATAHCVQYHKLQNPQRQSTSIGLSGCSSRQYNHRPGLSQCAQNRLPLDISQTNSDLNDVLDSAPNQGFEDATTQRASNNGQLLRDLAIHKMTSMLAEALVIVKDLSRDVQFIKNNLAQSNITPGSTQGPANLVLPFQLPIESEEDFSKAESLLIEETVRQKMIARLALVGGTNSANMVRRMLTTCMRNALASQFNWAGKKHRHSQSKKPFKDTILQECILVAARQFEPGLTDQNYSETVKKWFRYAPDREGGIERQPKGRPED